One window from the genome of Nitrospira defluvii encodes:
- a CDS encoding YgaP family membrane protein, which produces MACNVGGIERPIRIVLGILLIGIGVFGGLTGAAMGAVLAVGAIALVTGVIGFCPAWTLLGINTCPTQSSRKNA; this is translated from the coding sequence ATGGCATGCAACGTTGGCGGAATTGAACGACCGATTCGGATTGTTCTGGGGATTCTCCTTATCGGGATCGGTGTCTTCGGCGGATTGACCGGGGCGGCAATGGGTGCGGTGCTCGCGGTCGGCGCGATCGCGCTCGTGACTGGGGTCATCGGCTTTTGTCCCGCCTGGACCCTCTTGGGCATCAACACCTGTCCCACGCAGTCGTCTCGCAAGAACGCCTGA
- a CDS encoding ubiquinol-cytochrome c reductase iron-sulfur subunit, with product MKDDEPPGGGFSTPVGSRRTFFHWVTLAAAGVVGLGLAFPLVGALVSPAFRRRRREWVDVGDVEGVPVGRPTQLDHITTIRDGWMETTSQKAVWAVKQPEGGVRVFSPICTHLGCGYRWDDADKKFLCPCHGSSFDVNGRVTGGPAPRPLDVLPSKVEGGRLLVMYKDFKSGLAESVEL from the coding sequence ATGAAAGATGACGAGCCGCCCGGCGGCGGGTTTTCCACACCGGTGGGAAGTCGGCGGACCTTCTTTCATTGGGTTACGCTCGCGGCGGCGGGAGTCGTTGGGCTGGGGTTGGCGTTCCCGCTGGTAGGGGCGCTGGTCTCACCGGCCTTCCGCCGCCGCCGCCGCGAATGGGTCGATGTGGGTGACGTGGAGGGGGTGCCCGTCGGTCGCCCTACGCAGTTGGACCATATCACCACCATCCGGGACGGGTGGATGGAGACGACCTCTCAAAAGGCCGTCTGGGCGGTGAAGCAGCCGGAGGGAGGGGTGCGGGTGTTCTCGCCGATCTGCACGCATCTCGGTTGCGGGTATCGCTGGGATGACGCGGACAAGAAGTTCCTCTGTCCCTGTCATGGTAGTTCCTTCGATGTCAACGGACGGGTGACCGGCGGCCCGGCACCGCGGCCGCTGGATGTCCTGCCCTCCAAGGTGGAAGGGGGACGCCTTCTCGTCATGTATAAAGACTTCAAGTCAGGGCTGGCGGAGAGTGTCGAGTTGTGA
- the rnk gene encoding nucleoside diphosphate kinase regulator has protein sequence MNQRDIYITEFDLARLRDVLKARISAGGRDRDHLESVEHELDRAHVVDPSAVPHDVVTMNSQLRIEDVDTGLETIYTLVFPSDAGIEEKKLSILAPIGTALLGARAGETVEWVVPAGARTVRIKEVLYQPEAAGDYHL, from the coding sequence ATGAACCAGCGTGACATCTATATCACCGAATTCGATTTGGCGCGCCTGAGAGATGTCCTGAAGGCTCGTATCAGCGCCGGGGGACGGGACCGGGACCATCTTGAGAGTGTGGAGCATGAGCTTGACCGGGCCCATGTCGTTGACCCATCCGCCGTTCCCCATGATGTGGTCACGATGAATTCCCAACTGAGGATCGAAGACGTCGATACAGGCCTGGAAACTATCTATACGTTGGTATTTCCGTCTGATGCCGGCATCGAGGAAAAGAAGCTGTCGATCCTCGCGCCGATCGGGACCGCGCTGTTGGGGGCACGCGCCGGGGAGACGGTGGAGTGGGTGGTGCCGGCTGGGGCGCGGACCGTGCGCATCAAAGAAGTCTTGTATCAACCGGAAGCCGCAGGGGATTATCATCTCTAG
- a CDS encoding ABC-type transport auxiliary lipoprotein family protein gives MADLYARSRLMVVLAACTLTACVLPRPTDSPVHTFVLTTEEPERGLVAPLSRANTQGVLLVGVPQAAAGFEQPRMAYLERPSEVNYYATHFWVDAPSRMLAPLLIRALEQSGYWRVVVPMPSALRADHQLDVSGLVVQQEFLQKPSQSRVRLRAQLTDLKTQRVMGARSFDRLEPAPSEDAYGGVLAANRAMSAVLAAVNDWIAGCLREGGKEVC, from the coding sequence GTGGCCGATCTTTACGCGCGAAGCAGGTTGATGGTGGTCTTGGCGGCATGCACGTTGACGGCCTGCGTGTTGCCCCGGCCGACGGACAGCCCGGTCCATACCTTCGTGTTGACGACGGAGGAGCCGGAACGGGGCCTTGTCGCTCCGCTTTCCCGAGCGAACACTCAAGGCGTCTTGCTCGTCGGCGTGCCGCAGGCAGCGGCCGGATTTGAGCAACCACGGATGGCCTATCTGGAGCGTCCGTCGGAAGTAAATTACTACGCCACCCATTTCTGGGTTGACGCTCCGTCCAGGATGTTGGCGCCGTTACTCATCCGGGCGCTCGAACAGTCGGGCTACTGGCGTGTGGTGGTGCCCATGCCGTCGGCCCTCCGTGCGGACCATCAACTGGATGTGTCGGGCCTGGTGGTGCAACAGGAGTTCCTGCAGAAGCCGAGCCAGAGTCGAGTGCGGTTGCGCGCGCAACTGACCGACCTGAAGACTCAGCGTGTGATGGGCGCCAGAAGTTTTGACAGGCTGGAACCGGCACCGAGCGAGGACGCCTACGGCGGGGTCCTGGCGGCGAACCGTGCGATGAGTGCGGTGCTGGCCGCGGTGAATGACTGGATTGCAGGTTGTCTGCGGGAAGGCGGCAAAGAGGTCTGTTGA
- a CDS encoding c-type cytochrome, which produces MKVRAGAIAVLSGILFSAMVGGVCAGDGNTGNAGKGKTLYANLCIRCHGVEGKGNGVMTFTPPVADLTAPAAQSKLDATLLKTIHDGRKNTAMGAWKFVLTDEEIRDVTAYIRVLGTGANRTLP; this is translated from the coding sequence ATGAAAGTCCGAGCGGGAGCGATTGCTGTTCTGTCGGGGATCCTCTTCTCGGCGATGGTGGGCGGCGTGTGTGCGGGGGATGGGAATACCGGAAATGCCGGGAAGGGGAAAACGCTGTATGCGAATCTCTGCATCCGGTGCCACGGGGTGGAAGGAAAAGGGAACGGTGTGATGACGTTCACGCCGCCGGTTGCCGACCTCACCGCCCCGGCCGCCCAAAGCAAATTGGACGCGACGTTGTTGAAGACGATTCACGATGGTCGGAAAAATACGGCGATGGGAGCCTGGAAGTTCGTCCTCACTGATGAGGAGATCCGTGACGTGACGGCCTACATACGCGTGCTGGGGACCGGCGCCAACCGCACACTCCCGTAA
- a CDS encoding sugar phosphate nucleotidyltransferase has translation MVREPGESSGRRWSIVLASHDGLGMQSAIRPGLERRVPKEYGRFLGSRSKFQHALDRTMQVTSPTRTVVIVDRGHHEAWAQIGARDPGMVLVQPRHLGTASEVFLSLTYIRARDPEGTVLISPSDHILLPEERFLREVLYAVRAAEQLTTKLVLLASRPEGPQAEYGWILPDHQLLRFGSRTIRAVKTFIERPEPPLAQLAYASGALWNTGIMAGKVEAFWNVGRKVLPNVMALFERLTEAIDTRKEAEVLRTMYERMPCLSFSRDLLEHAPGETAMMEMSGLWWSDWGKIRTDSPGVESVVPW, from the coding sequence ATGGTGCGGGAGCCCGGAGAATCCAGCGGACGACGGTGGTCGATTGTGCTGGCGAGCCATGACGGCCTGGGGATGCAATCGGCGATCAGGCCGGGGCTCGAACGGAGGGTTCCCAAGGAATACGGCCGGTTTCTTGGGTCTCGCTCGAAGTTCCAGCATGCGCTCGATCGCACGATGCAGGTGACGAGTCCAACGCGTACGGTCGTCATCGTGGATCGTGGGCATCATGAGGCCTGGGCGCAGATCGGCGCGCGGGATCCCGGGATGGTGTTAGTGCAGCCCCGTCATCTCGGCACGGCGTCGGAGGTGTTTCTCTCGCTGACCTACATTCGGGCGCGTGATCCGGAAGGCACTGTGCTGATTTCTCCCTCCGACCACATCCTGCTTCCCGAGGAGCGGTTCCTCAGGGAGGTGCTGTATGCCGTGCGTGCGGCGGAGCAGCTGACTACGAAGCTGGTGTTGCTCGCGTCGAGGCCGGAGGGACCGCAAGCGGAATACGGATGGATCTTGCCCGATCACCAGCTGCTCAGGTTCGGCTCTCGCACGATCCGCGCCGTCAAGACGTTTATCGAAAGGCCGGAGCCGCCGTTGGCGCAGCTGGCCTATGCGTCAGGTGCGCTGTGGAATACTGGCATCATGGCGGGAAAAGTCGAAGCGTTCTGGAACGTGGGCCGGAAAGTGCTGCCGAACGTGATGGCCCTCTTCGAACGCCTGACCGAGGCGATCGATACGCGGAAAGAGGCTGAAGTGTTGCGGACGATGTATGAGCGTATGCCGTGCCTGAGTTTTTCGCGCGACCTGCTCGAGCATGCGCCTGGCGAGACGGCGATGATGGAGATGAGCGGGTTGTGGTGGAGCGACTGGGGGAAGATTCGTACGGATTCGCCGGGTGTAGAGTCGGTTGTGCCATGGTGA
- a CDS encoding universal stress protein — protein MTKPLITRILLATDFSDGAACAQNYALYLASHWGATLEVLHVIEASQRFSPEAESLAAVMQVRAEAAQQLAEVREDLARRGMSARVRLVLGSPAEHIGLAAKDEGAELIVLGVRGRTNVLCGLIGSTAERVVREGPCPVLAVPGLREAAGEPSAANSRVEIRHILAPLDFSSPSLDAVEYAIQLANGLGAAVTLMHVLEPISYDLDCGLGVVEQEAQKRGHWNKQLAELQTFVTSFGLAADVEIAGGIASDAILASALRHRSDLIVMGTHGRRGLSVERFGSVADAVLRRATCPVLTVKTPKFAPGHRRVVPRTMSETDLKGAQHEPA, from the coding sequence ATGACGAAGCCACTGATCACACGGATTCTCCTGGCGACCGATTTTTCGGATGGTGCGGCCTGTGCGCAGAACTATGCCCTCTATCTCGCTTCTCACTGGGGAGCCACGTTGGAAGTGCTGCATGTGATCGAAGCGTCCCAACGGTTCAGTCCCGAGGCGGAATCCCTTGCTGCGGTGATGCAGGTACGGGCTGAGGCGGCGCAGCAGTTGGCGGAGGTGCGAGAGGATCTCGCGCGGCGAGGCATGTCCGCCAGGGTACGGTTGGTGCTGGGGAGTCCGGCCGAGCACATAGGTTTGGCTGCGAAGGACGAGGGTGCAGAGTTGATTGTGTTGGGGGTTCGGGGGCGAACCAATGTGCTGTGCGGGCTCATCGGCAGCACGGCGGAACGGGTTGTGAGAGAAGGGCCTTGTCCGGTTCTTGCGGTGCCAGGGTTGCGTGAAGCAGCGGGCGAGCCGTCTGCGGCAAATAGTCGGGTGGAGATCCGGCATATTCTGGCACCACTGGATTTTTCGAGTCCTTCGCTGGATGCCGTCGAATATGCGATTCAGCTCGCGAACGGCCTCGGCGCCGCAGTCACCTTGATGCATGTGTTAGAACCGATTTCCTACGACTTGGACTGCGGGCTGGGCGTCGTCGAACAGGAGGCGCAGAAGCGAGGCCATTGGAACAAGCAACTGGCGGAACTCCAGACCTTCGTGACCTCGTTCGGATTGGCGGCTGATGTCGAGATTGCAGGGGGTATCGCGTCCGATGCGATTCTCGCCTCTGCGTTGCGCCATCGGTCCGATCTGATCGTGATGGGGACCCATGGCCGACGCGGCCTCTCGGTGGAACGATTCGGCAGTGTGGCGGATGCCGTCTTGCGGCGGGCGACATGCCCGGTCCTCACCGTGAAGACGCCGAAATTTGCGCCGGGCCATCGCCGGGTCGTGCCGCGAACCATGAGCGAGACGGACTTGAAGGGAGCACAGCATGAACCAGCGTGA
- a CDS encoding cytochrome b N-terminal domain-containing protein, giving the protein MSSRLYDWFDRRLNLRPVQRTLLDEPIPGGASWIYVFGSVTLFLFLMQAATGMFLALYYAPTPDHAYDSIQFIERDVLFGWFVRGLHHWGASAMVIAIGLHMLQTFLYGAYKSPREVMWMMGVVLFLIVMTFAFTGYLLPWDQTAYWATQVGINMVGTVPLVGDLLSRVLRGGETLGALTLSRFFATHVLFLPAVLIGGIALHLFILRRVGPAGPWTDDRASLSSETFAPRQVYMDAVVIAGVFLAVAILAVSVPLPLTDKANPSDTSFVPVPEWYFLFYYELLKYVHGPLEPLATWILPLCVILIMFFWPFIDRNPVRNPIRRPVALASGLLFLLVVFGLLGISIKNLYAVPRTDPAVARGKAVYAQFGCAGCHRIHGEGGAVAPDLTTVGYTRPDRAWHLKHFPDPQSVMPGSFMPKFPLTDAQLNDLTSYMLSLTRATSS; this is encoded by the coding sequence ATGTCTTCTCGCCTATACGATTGGTTCGACCGTCGGTTGAACCTGAGACCGGTTCAGCGCACATTACTTGACGAGCCCATCCCGGGCGGGGCCAGTTGGATCTACGTATTCGGCTCCGTCACGCTCTTCCTGTTTCTCATGCAGGCCGCCACAGGCATGTTCCTCGCGCTCTACTACGCGCCGACCCCGGATCATGCCTACGACAGTATCCAATTCATCGAACGCGACGTCCTCTTCGGCTGGTTCGTGCGCGGCCTTCATCATTGGGGTGCGTCCGCCATGGTCATTGCAATCGGCCTCCACATGTTGCAGACGTTTCTCTACGGCGCGTACAAATCGCCCCGCGAAGTGATGTGGATGATGGGCGTTGTGTTGTTCCTCATCGTGATGACCTTTGCCTTCACCGGCTATCTGCTGCCGTGGGATCAAACGGCCTATTGGGCGACGCAGGTCGGCATCAACATGGTCGGGACGGTGCCGTTGGTAGGGGATCTCCTGTCTCGGGTCTTGCGCGGAGGGGAGACGCTCGGGGCCCTGACGCTGTCCAGGTTTTTCGCCACCCATGTCTTGTTTCTCCCGGCTGTGCTGATCGGGGGGATCGCGCTGCACCTCTTCATCCTGCGACGTGTCGGCCCTGCCGGTCCCTGGACCGACGACCGCGCCTCGCTGAGTAGTGAAACGTTTGCGCCGCGACAGGTGTATATGGATGCGGTCGTGATCGCCGGCGTGTTTCTGGCTGTCGCGATCCTCGCGGTCAGCGTGCCCCTGCCCCTGACGGATAAGGCCAACCCGTCCGATACGAGTTTTGTGCCCGTCCCTGAATGGTATTTTCTCTTCTATTATGAGCTGCTCAAGTACGTGCATGGGCCGTTGGAGCCGCTGGCTACCTGGATTCTGCCGCTCTGCGTCATCCTGATTATGTTCTTCTGGCCATTCATTGACCGCAACCCTGTGCGGAACCCGATCCGGCGGCCGGTGGCCTTGGCAAGCGGACTCCTATTCCTCCTCGTCGTATTCGGCCTGCTGGGCATTTCCATCAAGAATTTATATGCGGTCCCGAGAACTGATCCTGCCGTGGCGAGGGGCAAGGCGGTGTATGCCCAGTTCGGCTGCGCCGGCTGTCACCGCATTCATGGTGAGGGGGGAGCCGTGGCGCCGGACCTGACGACCGTCGGGTATACCAGACCCGATCGCGCCTGGCATCTCAAACATTTCCCCGATCCACAATCCGTGATGCCGGGGTCATTCATGCCGAAATTCCCGCTCACGGATGCGCAGTTGAATGATTTGACCAGCTACATGCTAAGTTTGACACGCGCGACCTCGTCATGA
- the glgP gene encoding alpha-glucan family phosphorylase, with translation MIRPGRTALVAYFSMEIGLNPLMPTYAGGLGVLAGDTIRSAADLGVPMVGVTLLHRRGYFYQRLDREGRQSEEPVAWTISDFAEPLEPRVTVEIEGRRVQVRAWRHVVTGMSGHPVPVYLLDTDLQENSPWDRTITDSLYGGDAHYRLCQEMVLGFGGFALLQALGHDHIYRYHLNEGHAALLVLAMIEAAIGAEPRNGEVPPEVIEKVREHCVFTTHTPVPAGHDQFPADLAHRVLGTRRCELAQACQHQGALNMTLLALRGSRFVNGVAMRHGEVSHSLYPGYPIHSITNGVHAVAWAAPAFQSLYDRHLPDWRYDQLSLRYAISIPGTDIWAAHRETKLALVDEVNRETNAGFDRDVLTIGFARRATAYKRGMLVFHDVERLQRLGKQVGPIQFVFAGKAHPQDQEGKEMIRRIHAMRGQLSVAYLANYDMTLARLLCAGVDVWLNTPLPPMEASGTSGMKAAMNGVPSLSVLDGWWVEGHIEGVTGWSIGEKVEACGSPPEEMQACHAAALYDKLEQQVLPLFYKDRDRFIEIMTHTIAINGAFFNTQRMVGQYLRNAYRLVDQAVNGA, from the coding sequence ATGATACGCCCAGGCCGCACTGCGCTGGTCGCCTATTTTTCGATGGAGATCGGCCTGAATCCGTTGATGCCGACGTACGCGGGTGGCTTAGGGGTGTTGGCCGGGGACACCATTCGCTCCGCCGCCGACCTGGGCGTGCCGATGGTCGGCGTCACACTGCTGCACAGACGCGGTTACTTCTATCAGCGCCTCGATCGCGAGGGCCGGCAGTCCGAGGAACCGGTGGCCTGGACGATCAGCGATTTTGCCGAGCCGCTGGAGCCGCGTGTCACCGTCGAGATCGAGGGGCGACGGGTGCAGGTACGCGCTTGGCGACATGTGGTGACCGGCATGTCGGGGCATCCCGTGCCTGTGTACTTGCTCGATACGGACCTCCAGGAGAACAGCCCCTGGGATCGGACCATCACGGATTCGCTCTACGGAGGAGATGCCCACTATCGATTGTGTCAGGAAATGGTCCTCGGGTTCGGCGGGTTCGCGTTGCTGCAAGCCTTGGGGCACGACCATATCTATCGCTACCACCTCAACGAAGGCCATGCGGCGCTGCTGGTGCTGGCCATGATCGAGGCCGCGATCGGCGCGGAACCGCGAAACGGTGAGGTGCCGCCGGAGGTGATCGAGAAGGTGCGGGAGCACTGTGTGTTCACCACCCATACGCCGGTGCCCGCGGGCCACGATCAATTTCCTGCCGACCTGGCGCATCGGGTGCTGGGAACGCGGCGGTGCGAACTCGCGCAGGCCTGCCAACATCAGGGCGCGTTGAACATGACATTGTTAGCCCTGCGCGGGTCGCGGTTTGTCAATGGCGTGGCGATGCGGCATGGCGAGGTCTCCCATTCGTTGTATCCCGGCTATCCGATCCATTCCATTACAAACGGGGTGCATGCCGTGGCCTGGGCGGCTCCGGCCTTTCAGAGTCTGTACGACCGTCACCTTCCTGATTGGCGGTACGATCAACTGTCGCTTCGCTACGCCATTAGTATTCCCGGGACGGACATTTGGGCCGCCCATCGGGAGACCAAGCTGGCCTTGGTCGATGAGGTGAATCGCGAGACCAACGCAGGCTTCGATCGGGATGTGCTCACGATCGGCTTCGCCCGCCGCGCCACCGCGTACAAACGGGGGATGCTGGTATTTCACGATGTCGAGCGATTGCAGCGCTTAGGGAAGCAGGTGGGGCCGATTCAGTTCGTGTTTGCGGGCAAGGCGCATCCGCAGGACCAGGAGGGCAAGGAGATGATCCGGCGCATTCACGCCATGCGCGGGCAACTCTCCGTGGCCTACTTGGCGAATTACGATATGACCTTGGCCAGGCTGCTGTGCGCGGGGGTGGACGTGTGGCTGAACACGCCGTTGCCGCCGATGGAGGCCTCCGGCACCAGCGGGATGAAAGCGGCGATGAACGGCGTGCCCAGCTTGAGTGTGCTGGACGGCTGGTGGGTCGAGGGGCATATCGAAGGCGTGACCGGCTGGTCGATCGGGGAGAAGGTCGAGGCCTGCGGCTCCCCACCGGAGGAGATGCAGGCCTGTCATGCGGCCGCGCTCTACGACAAACTCGAACAGCAGGTGTTGCCCCTCTTCTACAAAGACCGGGACCGATTCATCGAGATCATGACACACACGATTGCGATCAACGGGGCGTTTTTCAACACGCAGCGCATGGTCGGCCAATACCTGCGCAATGCCTATCGGTTGGTCGATCAGGCTGTGAATGGAGCCTAG
- a CDS encoding cytochrome c produces the protein MNWRVLGVGTAVLWIITAGVVAALFVQGHTRPATDGRTEILLAPAERDLVLAEMRDLLKAVHGVVTVLGSPSPNLKEAEGAARGAGMAMAADVNPAIMLKLPLAFKQLGMSIHKDMDHLADGIAKGETSQQILNRLSSMTARCTTCHDMYRFGTTK, from the coding sequence ATGAACTGGCGTGTCCTAGGTGTCGGAACTGCGGTGTTATGGATCATCACGGCGGGCGTGGTTGCGGCGTTGTTCGTCCAGGGCCACACAAGGCCGGCGACCGACGGACGGACGGAAATTCTGCTTGCGCCGGCGGAGCGGGACCTCGTGTTGGCGGAGATGCGGGATTTGTTGAAGGCGGTGCATGGAGTCGTCACGGTGTTGGGGAGCCCTAGTCCAAATCTCAAGGAGGCGGAAGGCGCGGCTCGCGGGGCGGGCATGGCGATGGCGGCGGATGTCAACCCTGCGATCATGCTGAAACTGCCCCTGGCGTTCAAGCAACTCGGTATGTCCATCCACAAGGATATGGACCATCTGGCCGACGGTATCGCGAAGGGAGAAACGTCCCAACAGATTCTCAATCGCCTGTCGAGTATGACGGCACGATGCACCACCTGCCATGACATGTATCGTTTTGGAACAACGAAGTAG
- a CDS encoding OsmC family protein, which translates to MMEVRSKVYTYRTTVTWSEQKKGVIACDGKPEIQVATPPEFKGHEGIWSPEDLYVAAANICLMTTFLAVAERAGLAFASYQSEAEGRLELVDGKFQVTVITLRPRITLHAGGDAVKAKELIEKAEANCLISNSMKTRVTLEPTIL; encoded by the coding sequence ATGATGGAGGTTCGCAGTAAGGTGTATACGTATCGCACGACCGTGACCTGGTCGGAGCAGAAAAAGGGGGTGATCGCCTGCGACGGCAAGCCGGAGATCCAGGTGGCGACACCTCCTGAATTCAAAGGGCATGAGGGCATCTGGTCGCCTGAAGATCTCTATGTCGCGGCGGCGAACATCTGCCTGATGACGACCTTTCTCGCCGTGGCGGAACGGGCCGGACTGGCATTTGCTTCGTACCAATCCGAGGCGGAGGGTCGGTTGGAGCTCGTGGACGGGAAGTTCCAAGTGACGGTCATCACGCTGCGTCCGCGCATCACCCTGCATGCCGGAGGAGATGCGGTCAAGGCGAAAGAGTTAATCGAAAAGGCCGAGGCCAACTGCCTGATCTCCAATTCCATGAAAACGCGCGTGACTCTCGAACCGACCATCCTGTGA
- a CDS encoding c-type cytochrome has product MMRSRSGWGIATLISLGLVPFTMAVSGQANPDAGKKLYMANCQNCHGPEGKGDSEMAAYLAPPPADLTAKATKVKTDAQLRKIIMEGRTGTAMTGYAASLSEAQVDDVLAYIRSLKS; this is encoded by the coding sequence ATGATGCGCTCAAGATCTGGATGGGGAATTGCGACGCTGATATCGCTGGGGCTGGTTCCGTTCACTATGGCCGTCTCCGGACAAGCAAACCCCGACGCGGGTAAAAAGCTCTATATGGCAAATTGCCAGAACTGCCATGGCCCGGAGGGGAAGGGCGACAGCGAGATGGCTGCCTATTTGGCCCCGCCTCCTGCCGATCTGACGGCCAAGGCAACCAAGGTCAAGACAGATGCGCAGCTACGTAAGATCATCATGGAAGGGCGGACGGGGACGGCCATGACCGGGTACGCCGCCTCGTTGAGCGAGGCGCAAGTCGACGATGTCCTGGCCTATATCCGCTCGCTGAAATCATGA
- a CDS encoding Tll0287-like domain-containing protein, translating into MSITQRLAGGLVAALALLGGWGPSFAGAPSAGSVPVEAVMDYLHSVLEANRTFYTVHVVERMQRRGVIESSEKWRELSALPLPAQFFQEASSLATLTGSAVRYRLISLNPINKQSGPHSDFERKALEAVMAHPEQPYKGQVTEGGVRYFQALYADLAVSPVCVSCHNADPRSPKRDYKLRDVLGAVLISIPMPE; encoded by the coding sequence ATGTCGATCACACAGAGGCTTGCGGGAGGACTGGTTGCCGCGCTCGCCCTGCTCGGAGGCTGGGGCCCCAGCTTCGCCGGCGCACCATCGGCCGGCAGTGTCCCGGTTGAAGCGGTGATGGACTATCTCCATTCCGTGCTGGAGGCCAATCGGACATTTTATACCGTCCATGTCGTGGAGCGGATGCAGCGGAGGGGCGTGATCGAGTCCTCTGAGAAATGGCGCGAACTCAGCGCCCTCCCGCTTCCGGCCCAGTTTTTTCAAGAGGCATCGAGCCTGGCCACGCTGACCGGCAGTGCCGTTCGGTATCGCTTGATCAGTCTGAATCCGATCAACAAACAAAGCGGCCCTCATAGCGACTTCGAGCGGAAGGCGCTCGAAGCGGTCATGGCACATCCCGAGCAGCCGTACAAGGGCCAGGTGACCGAGGGAGGAGTGCGATATTTTCAGGCTCTGTATGCGGATCTAGCTGTCTCGCCCGTTTGTGTGAGTTGCCATAACGCCGATCCGCGCAGCCCGAAGCGTGACTACAAGCTGCGGGATGTACTCGGCGCGGTCCTGATCTCGATTCCGATGCCCGAGTGA
- a CDS encoding glycosyltransferase: MDIQTQLPKVGVGRRCGAILANLGGYRGLLSEEMYEELTALAKSVQGARICHVNSTAAGGGVAELLARYIPMLQALGVQADWRLIHGEPEFFAITKSFHNALQGGHYGLGKAEQDLYLTVNERSAKALGNDYDLYIVHDPQPAAIRHFAGPRGAKWIWRCHIDSSAPDKDVSHFLRPLLEEYEAVVFTMDQFVLPQLASKRIAFIAPAIDPLATKNMELSADLCRRVIVDSGVDPTRPLLLQVSRFDPWKDPLGVVRAYRLVKEELPGVQLVLIGAMAGDDPEGWEILDRVEEEAANDPDLFVFTNLSGVGSMEVNAFQRGSDVVIQKSLREGFGLVVSEALWKEKPVVAGNTGGIPMQFPEPFQKHLVDNVEGCAERALHLLQHPGERGDFGRAGREHVRQHFLMPRLVRDELRLIRQVLGTT; the protein is encoded by the coding sequence ATGGATATACAGACGCAGTTACCGAAAGTGGGCGTCGGCCGACGGTGCGGGGCGATCCTGGCGAATCTGGGCGGCTACCGCGGTCTTCTCAGCGAGGAGATGTACGAGGAGCTGACGGCGCTTGCCAAAAGTGTGCAGGGAGCCAGAATTTGTCATGTGAATTCGACGGCCGCGGGCGGGGGAGTGGCGGAATTGTTGGCGCGGTATATCCCGATGCTGCAGGCGCTTGGGGTGCAGGCCGATTGGCGATTGATCCACGGAGAACCGGAATTTTTTGCCATTACCAAATCGTTCCATAACGCGCTGCAAGGCGGCCACTATGGTTTGGGAAAGGCCGAGCAGGATCTGTATCTCACGGTCAATGAGCGAAGCGCGAAGGCACTCGGCAACGACTATGATCTCTACATCGTGCACGATCCGCAGCCGGCCGCCATTCGCCATTTCGCAGGACCACGTGGCGCCAAGTGGATCTGGCGCTGCCACATCGACAGCTCGGCGCCGGACAAGGACGTCAGTCATTTTCTGAGACCTCTGTTGGAAGAGTATGAAGCCGTCGTGTTCACGATGGATCAATTCGTGTTGCCGCAACTGGCCTCCAAGCGCATCGCGTTCATCGCCCCCGCCATTGATCCGCTCGCGACCAAAAACATGGAGTTATCGGCTGACTTGTGCCGCCGCGTGATTGTGGACTCCGGTGTGGACCCGACCAGGCCGTTGCTGTTGCAGGTGTCTCGCTTCGATCCATGGAAGGATCCGCTCGGCGTGGTGCGCGCCTACCGTTTGGTCAAAGAGGAACTCCCGGGCGTGCAATTGGTGTTGATCGGCGCGATGGCCGGAGACGACCCGGAAGGGTGGGAAATTCTGGATCGGGTCGAAGAGGAGGCCGCGAACGATCCGGACCTCTTTGTCTTTACGAATCTGTCCGGTGTGGGCAGCATGGAAGTGAACGCCTTTCAACGTGGCTCGGATGTCGTGATTCAAAAATCACTGCGGGAAGGGTTCGGGCTGGTGGTGTCCGAGGCGCTGTGGAAGGAAAAGCCGGTGGTCGCCGGCAACACGGGCGGCATTCCGATGCAGTTCCCCGAACCGTTCCAAAAGCATCTGGTCGACAATGTGGAAGGCTGCGCGGAGCGGGCGCTCCATCTGCTCCAGCACCCCGGCGAACGTGGAGACTTCGGGCGGGCCGGGCGTGAGCATGTCCGCCAGCATTTTCTGATGCCTCGGTTAGTTCGGGACGAACTGCGCCTCATTCGTCAGGTATTGGGGACTACATGA